One genomic segment of Deltaproteobacteria bacterium includes these proteins:
- a CDS encoding Hsp20/alpha crystallin family protein, translating into MEERMKVSPDVCSWVDTEHTKLFIEAVIPGVKKEDIHLKMHEDSMYLDAPRDEIEYTSTMAFCCPVNDKAAKAHYENGLLRIEVPFKDPMEDATSVSIN; encoded by the coding sequence GTCTGTTCTTGGGTCGATACCGAACATACCAAACTGTTTATCGAAGCGGTCATCCCCGGCGTCAAGAAAGAGGATATTCATTTGAAGATGCATGAGGACAGCATGTACCTCGACGCCCCCAGGGACGAGATTGAATATACATCCACGATGGCTTTTTGCTGTCCGGTGAACGACAAGGCCGCCAAGGCGCATTACGAGAACGGACTGCTGAGAATCGAAGTCCCGTTCAAAGACCCGATGGAGGACGCAACGTCCGTTAGTATCAACTAA